In Candidatus Kaelpia aquatica, the DNA window TAACGGTTCTATCAACTGAGTGGTTACTTTAAGATTATAATCCAACTCTTTTTCGTAATTTCGGGCAATATTCAAAAGAGCATTATCTAAATTGCCGCTTTCCTCGCCTACTGAAATCATGCCGGCAACATCAGGAGGTAAAAAATCTCTTATACCATAACTTAACGAAGCTCCTTCTTTTAAATCTATTTTTAATTTTTCGATACCTACTTTATATCTACTGATAGAGACCACTGACTTGGTTAAATCAAGCGCCTCGACCAAAGATACCCCTGATTTTACAAGCAGCCCTAAGCTTCTCGAAAATAAAATTATCTCTCTTTGAATCCATATTTTACTAATTATTGGAATTTTAAGCTTAAACTCATCCCATAATAATTTTCCTTCTCCCGATTTAGTATATTTTTTAAACACTACATACTCTGCGATTCCTAATATAGCAAATAGCCACCAGAATTTTGCAAAAATACCACTGATTGCTACAACAATTCTTGTAATTAAAGGGAGTGCTTGACCTAAATCTTGGAAAATTCCGGAAATCTTAGGTATCACAAAAGAAAGCAGAAAGAAAACTGTGAGAATCCCCATCGTAAAAACCAGCGCAGGATAAAACATTGCCGATTTTACTTTATTTTTTAAATCCAGCTCTTTATCAAAGATAT includes these proteins:
- a CDS encoding type II secretion system F family protein is translated as MKTFHYKARNQSGELIEDKLNADSQHQAIEELTKKGFYILSLHAAEEAAGAFLIRRKPKIKDVAWFTVRLSELVSSGVPILRALGLLENQFANKPLGKIIADLVLRIRDGASFSESIDSLGVFPPILSALVAAGEAGGNIDSVLNEAANIFDKELDLKNKVKSAMFYPALVFTMGILTVFFLLSFVIPKISGIFQDLGQALPLITRIVVAISGIFAKFWWLFAILGIAEYVVFKKYTKSGEGKLLWDEFKLKIPIISKIWIQREIILFSRSLGLLVKSGVSLVEALDLTKSVVSISRYKVGIEKLKIDLKEGASLSYGIRDFLPPDVAGMISVGEESGNLDNALLNIARNYEKELDYNLKVTTQLIEPLMILFVGCIVGVIIIAVLLPIFQLNMIIK